Proteins encoded within one genomic window of Sphingomonas cannabina:
- a CDS encoding sulfite exporter TauE/SafE family protein, producing the protein MDVNLLYPLAGVLVGLAVGLTGVGGGSLMTPLLVLLFGFHPVTAVGTDLLYASATKTVGTAVHGWRGTVDWRVVARLASGSVPATLVTLAALSLAGARDEDTGHVIAVVLGAALILSAIATLFRAPLVERMQRRFGTLSQAWLARLTILLGAVLGVLVSLTSVGAGALGMTALLALYPRAPINRLVGSDIAHAVPLTLLAGIGHWLLGSVDFGLLGSLLIGSIPGIIVGSLIASRVSDRVLGPALATILGIVGIRLLF; encoded by the coding sequence GTGGACGTGAACCTGCTCTATCCGCTGGCCGGGGTGCTGGTCGGGCTGGCCGTCGGCCTGACCGGGGTCGGCGGCGGCTCGCTGATGACGCCGCTCCTGGTGCTGCTGTTCGGCTTCCATCCGGTGACGGCGGTCGGCACCGACCTGCTCTATGCGTCGGCGACCAAGACGGTCGGGACTGCCGTCCACGGCTGGCGCGGGACGGTCGACTGGCGGGTGGTGGCCCGTCTCGCCAGCGGCAGCGTCCCCGCGACGCTCGTCACGCTGGCGGCATTGAGCCTGGCCGGCGCCCGCGACGAGGACACCGGCCATGTCATCGCGGTGGTGCTGGGCGCCGCGCTGATCCTGTCGGCGATCGCGACATTGTTCCGGGCGCCGCTGGTCGAGCGGATGCAGCGGCGCTTCGGCACGCTTTCGCAGGCCTGGCTCGCCCGCCTGACGATCCTGCTCGGCGCCGTGCTGGGCGTGCTGGTCTCGCTGACCTCCGTCGGCGCCGGCGCGCTCGGCATGACCGCGCTGCTCGCCCTTTATCCGCGCGCGCCGATCAACCGGCTGGTCGGGTCGGACATCGCCCATGCCGTGCCGCTGACGCTGCTCGCAGGGATCGGTCACTGGCTGCTGGGATCGGTCGACTTCGGGCTGCTCGGATCGCTGCTGATCGGATCGATCCCGGGCATCATCGTCGGCAGCCTGATCGCGTCGCGCGTGTCGGACCGCGTGCTCGGCCCGGCGCTGGCGACGATCCTCGGCATCGTCGGTATCCGGCTGTTGTTCTAG
- a CDS encoding winged helix-turn-helix transcriptional regulator → MGTNRLREPLRDLACSLPAALEAMGERWSFLILRASFNGLYHFEEFQSELGIARNILANRLARLVSHGILERRALPDDRRKIEYRLTEKGMALLPTMVALRQWGERWETGVPASPILVDARDHRPIRQVHVLSHDGRELAKTDLLWALPEEIAGEDPQLKAAE, encoded by the coding sequence ATGGGCACGAACCGCCTGAGAGAGCCGCTGCGGGACCTGGCATGCAGCCTGCCCGCCGCGCTCGAAGCGATGGGGGAACGCTGGTCGTTTCTGATCCTGCGGGCGTCGTTCAACGGCCTCTATCATTTCGAGGAGTTCCAGTCGGAGCTCGGCATCGCCCGCAACATCCTGGCCAACCGGCTGGCGCGGCTGGTGAGCCACGGCATCCTCGAGCGCCGCGCGCTGCCCGACGATCGCCGCAAGATCGAATACCGCCTGACCGAGAAGGGCATGGCGCTGCTGCCGACGATGGTGGCGCTCAGGCAATGGGGCGAGCGCTGGGAGACGGGGGTGCCCGCCTCGCCGATCCTGGTCGACGCGCGCGACCATCGCCCGATCCGCCAGGTGCATGTCCTGTCGCACGACGGGCGGGAGCTGGCGAAGACGGACCTGTTGTGGGCGTTGCCGGAGGAGATCGCCGGCGAGGACCCGCAGCTCAAGGCGGCGGAATAG
- a CDS encoding CC_3452 family protein, whose protein sequence is MVRFLSTTAAAAASLMLVAAVPAAAQSAYYSATAANAVKKTSIVTRNTIWKCKDTVCTAAKAPDRDATLCVMVAQRVGQLSAFTVNGTAFDAEALDKCNAAAS, encoded by the coding sequence ATGGTTCGTTTCCTGTCCACCACGGCGGCTGCCGCCGCATCGCTGATGCTTGTCGCCGCGGTTCCGGCCGCTGCCCAGAGCGCCTACTACAGCGCCACCGCCGCCAATGCGGTGAAGAAGACCAGCATCGTCACCCGCAACACCATCTGGAAGTGCAAGGACACGGTGTGCACCGCGGCCAAGGCGCCCGACCGCGACGCCACCCTGTGCGTGATGGTCGCTCAGCGCGTCGGCCAGCTCTCGGCCTTCACCGTCAACGGCACCGCGTTCGACGCCGAGGCGCTCGACAAGTGCAACGCCGCGGCGAGCTGA
- a CDS encoding RelA/SpoT family protein translates to MLRQYELVDRVLGYDPQADEALLNRAYVFSMKAHGSQLRASGDPYFSHPIEVAGILTDLHLDDETIATAILHDTIEDTVATPDEIHKLFGSNVARMVDGVTKLSKIEAQTENERAAENLRKFLLAMSDDIRVLLVKLADRLHNMRTLHHIKSEEKRRRIARETLDIYAPLAERIGMYEFMKEMQTLAFRELEPEAYESITRRLEALKQGGDDRIVKIAQGIKTQLSRAGIEAEVSGREKHPYSIWRKMSERHVSLEQLSDLMAFRAIVENEEECYRALGVIHRKWPMVPGRFKDFISTPKRNGYRSLHTSVFYGDNTRIEIQVRTNAMHHQAEFGIAAHWAYKQDVVRPDTQVPWISDLLEILENAASPEELLEHTRMAMYADRIFAFTPRGELIQLPKGATPIDFAYAVHTDLGDQAVGAKINGRVVPLRTEIANGDSVQILRSKGQEPQPNWLNFAITGKARAAIRRHQRHKQREETQALGRKLYEDIVARLPAPVNEEAVQEAVKRLKLADEDALMEAIALRKLSDAQVMEALMPGSAGDEHVAPPQHHAISITGLTPGVAYQLAECCRPVPGDRIVGIRRPGEGILVHSIACPELEKSEEGDWVDLAWGDKAEGGVARIAVTLKNEPGALGAVATVIGAHKANILGLRLDNRDTTYHTNTIDLEVRNAAHLTKLLAALRATDAVSGAERL, encoded by the coding sequence ATGCTGCGTCAGTATGAACTGGTCGACCGGGTCCTGGGCTATGACCCGCAAGCCGACGAGGCTCTGCTGAACCGCGCCTATGTCTTCTCGATGAAAGCGCACGGCAGCCAGCTGCGCGCATCCGGGGACCCCTATTTCAGCCATCCGATCGAGGTGGCGGGCATCCTCACCGACCTGCATCTCGACGATGAGACGATCGCGACCGCGATCCTCCACGACACGATCGAGGATACGGTCGCGACGCCCGACGAGATCCACAAGCTGTTCGGATCCAACGTCGCCCGCATGGTCGACGGCGTCACCAAGCTCAGCAAGATCGAGGCGCAGACCGAGAACGAGCGGGCGGCGGAGAACCTGCGCAAGTTCCTGCTCGCGATGTCCGACGACATCCGCGTGCTGCTGGTCAAGCTCGCCGACCGGCTCCACAACATGCGCACGCTCCACCACATCAAGTCGGAGGAGAAGCGCCGCCGCATCGCCCGCGAGACGCTCGACATCTACGCCCCGCTCGCCGAGCGGATCGGCATGTACGAGTTCATGAAGGAGATGCAGACGCTCGCCTTCCGCGAGCTGGAGCCCGAGGCCTATGAGTCGATCACCCGGCGCCTGGAGGCGCTGAAGCAGGGCGGCGACGACCGCATCGTCAAGATCGCCCAGGGCATCAAGACCCAGCTCTCCCGCGCAGGGATCGAGGCGGAGGTGTCGGGCCGCGAGAAGCATCCCTATTCGATCTGGCGCAAGATGAGCGAGCGCCACGTCAGCCTGGAGCAGCTCAGCGACCTGATGGCGTTCCGCGCGATCGTCGAGAATGAGGAGGAGTGCTACCGCGCGCTCGGCGTGATCCACCGCAAGTGGCCGATGGTGCCGGGGCGGTTCAAGGACTTCATCTCGACGCCCAAGCGCAATGGCTATCGCTCGCTCCACACCAGCGTCTTCTACGGCGACAATACCCGCATCGAGATCCAGGTCCGCACGAACGCGATGCACCATCAGGCCGAGTTCGGCATCGCCGCCCACTGGGCCTACAAGCAGGACGTGGTCCGCCCGGACACGCAGGTGCCGTGGATCAGCGACCTGCTCGAGATCCTGGAGAACGCCGCCAGCCCCGAGGAGCTGCTGGAGCATACGCGGATGGCGATGTACGCCGACCGCATCTTCGCCTTCACCCCGCGCGGCGAGCTGATCCAGCTGCCCAAGGGCGCGACGCCGATCGACTTCGCCTATGCGGTGCACACCGACCTCGGCGACCAGGCGGTCGGCGCCAAGATCAACGGCCGCGTCGTGCCGCTGCGCACCGAAATCGCCAATGGCGATTCGGTGCAGATCCTGCGCTCCAAGGGCCAGGAGCCGCAGCCCAACTGGCTCAACTTCGCGATCACCGGCAAGGCGCGCGCGGCGATCCGCCGCCACCAGCGCCACAAGCAGCGCGAGGAAACGCAGGCGCTCGGCCGCAAGCTCTACGAAGACATCGTCGCCCGCCTGCCCGCGCCAGTGAACGAGGAGGCGGTGCAGGAGGCGGTCAAGCGCCTGAAGCTCGCCGACGAGGACGCGCTGATGGAGGCGATCGCGCTCCGCAAGCTCTCCGACGCGCAGGTGATGGAGGCGCTGATGCCGGGGTCGGCGGGCGACGAGCATGTCGCGCCGCCGCAGCATCATGCCATCTCGATCACAGGTCTGACGCCCGGCGTCGCCTATCAGCTCGCCGAATGCTGCCGGCCGGTGCCGGGCGACCGCATCGTCGGCATCCGCCGGCCGGGCGAGGGCATCCTGGTCCACTCGATCGCCTGCCCGGAACTCGAGAAGAGCGAGGAGGGCGACTGGGTCGACCTCGCCTGGGGCGACAAGGCCGAGGGCGGCGTCGCGCGCATCGCCGTCACGCTCAAGAACGAGCCCGGTGCGCTCGGCGCGGTCGCGACGGTGATCGGCGCCCACAAGGCCAACATCCTCGGCCTGCGCCTCGACAACCGCGACACCACCTACCACACCAACACGATCGACCTCGAGGTGCGCAACGCCGCGCACCTCACCAAGCTGCTGGCAGCACTGCGCGCGACCGATGCGGTGAGCGGGGCGGAGCGGCTTTAG
- a CDS encoding DUF1440 domain-containing protein — MAKPRPLAGFVAGAFAGIIASAAMAFFQVKASPLVDAGGDPADSTTARAADKAVSAATDKHLPKAYRAAGGHLVHYAVGAVLGGVYGVVTEYRPDASAGFGTAYGIATAALLDEAAVPALGLSEPVDETPLAVHAYGLASHLVYGVVLEGARVMLVGRR; from the coding sequence ATGGCCAAGCCCCGTCCCCTTGCCGGCTTCGTTGCCGGGGCGTTTGCCGGAATCATCGCCTCGGCGGCGATGGCGTTCTTTCAGGTCAAGGCTTCTCCGCTAGTCGACGCCGGGGGCGATCCGGCCGACTCGACGACTGCCAGAGCAGCCGACAAGGCGGTATCGGCGGCAACGGACAAGCATCTCCCCAAGGCTTACCGCGCCGCCGGTGGGCACCTCGTTCACTACGCCGTCGGCGCGGTGTTGGGCGGGGTTTATGGCGTCGTTACCGAATATCGCCCCGATGCCAGCGCCGGCTTCGGTACCGCCTATGGCATTGCCACCGCGGCGCTGCTCGACGAGGCGGCGGTGCCGGCGCTCGGGTTGAGCGAGCCGGTCGATGAGACGCCGCTTGCCGTCCATGCCTACGGGCTCGCGTCGCATCTGGTCTACGGCGTGGTGCTGGAGGGCGCGCGGGTGATGCTGGTGGGAAGGCGTTAG
- a CDS encoding TonB-dependent receptor produces the protein MRVITRALTGVATLAIVGLPVAAFAQDAQPQAPADQTATGQPEAEQDIVVTGIRASLESAQGRKRNANAIVDSIVADDIGKLPDANTAEALQRVSGIQVARDRGEGGSVAIRGLTQVLTTLNGRAVFTADGGRNYNLQDFPSELLAGIDVYKTPSADLIEGGIGGIIDLRTRKPLDLEDFTVTGTLRGRYSDLADKISPLGSLLVSKKWDTGIGEMGLLLSGSYQERAFRSDLISAGAPNKRTDVIAGRTIYTPNGDYEPLINGKRRRIGLDGTFQWKPSAELEFYAQASYQAFRSRQQQRGLNNPTNGIAVVPGSVTTFEGTDDFQSGTFVNLPISTYGVQRNTEDKNQQYSIGGRWDNGEAILSGDFTYQKSRNDLYYSELDLKAVAPRATLDLSGSRPSMLFEGVDLTDINSYQVGALTRSENHYRGDMYAGRLDAEFKIESPFLSGFKTGVRYQKMSTKFTPIRFFQNPPAGTSASALADLFEPMPFTDYFSGDPGLEHDYLTAIASPLHSDFDAIRQQIGITAQPAVDQLSVFDISEKTIAGYAEMLFNVDGPIRIDGNVGVRVVTTDLNVDGRQRVNGVISPAVVNNNYTSVLPSANVRFRFTDQLQLRLAASQTLTRPSFSQLSPALTLVPAQGQGSGGNPNLEPLRADQLDASLEYYFSRTGSVYLAGFYRKVKGFIFTMANRQIIDGIDYVITQPTNGEDGKIKGLEVGGQTFFDFLPAPFDGFGIQANYTFVDSNTPSAIPGYRTPLTNLSKHSFNLSGLYEKNGLSVRVAYNYRTKYLGSIYGLPLAGGGSELLPVYTKGYGWLDASINYDITKNVTVTLEGSNLLRRKEFTYYDVETRPSNYSIDDIQIMAGVRFKL, from the coding sequence ATGCGAGTGATCACCCGTGCCCTGACCGGCGTCGCGACCCTGGCCATCGTCGGCCTGCCTGTCGCCGCCTTTGCGCAGGACGCGCAGCCTCAGGCTCCTGCCGACCAGACGGCGACGGGCCAGCCCGAAGCGGAGCAGGACATCGTCGTCACCGGCATCCGCGCCAGTCTCGAGTCGGCGCAGGGCCGCAAGCGCAACGCAAACGCCATCGTCGATTCGATCGTCGCCGACGACATCGGCAAGCTGCCCGACGCCAACACCGCCGAAGCGCTGCAGCGCGTGTCGGGCATCCAGGTCGCCCGTGATCGCGGCGAAGGCGGCAGCGTCGCCATCCGCGGCCTCACCCAGGTGCTGACCACGCTCAACGGCCGCGCGGTCTTCACCGCCGACGGCGGGCGCAACTACAACCTGCAGGACTTCCCCTCCGAGCTGCTCGCCGGCATCGACGTCTACAAGACGCCGAGCGCCGACCTGATCGAGGGCGGCATCGGCGGCATCATCGACCTGCGCACGCGCAAGCCGCTCGACCTCGAGGATTTCACCGTCACCGGCACGCTGCGCGGCCGCTATTCCGACCTCGCCGACAAGATCTCGCCGCTCGGCTCGCTGCTGGTGTCGAAGAAATGGGATACCGGCATCGGCGAGATGGGCCTGCTGCTCAGCGGCTCGTACCAGGAGCGCGCCTTCCGCTCCGACCTGATCTCGGCCGGCGCGCCCAACAAGCGCACCGACGTCATCGCCGGCCGTACCATCTACACGCCCAATGGCGATTATGAGCCGCTGATCAACGGCAAGCGCCGCCGCATCGGCCTCGACGGCACCTTCCAGTGGAAGCCGAGCGCGGAGCTCGAATTCTATGCCCAGGCGAGCTACCAGGCCTTCCGCTCGCGCCAGCAGCAGCGCGGCCTCAACAACCCGACCAACGGAATCGCGGTGGTGCCCGGATCGGTCACCACCTTCGAAGGGACCGACGATTTCCAGAGCGGCACGTTCGTGAACCTGCCGATCTCCACCTACGGCGTCCAGCGCAACACCGAGGACAAGAACCAGCAATATTCGATCGGCGGCCGCTGGGACAATGGCGAGGCCATCCTCTCGGGCGACTTCACCTACCAGAAGTCGCGCAACGACCTCTATTATTCGGAGCTCGATCTCAAGGCCGTGGCGCCGCGGGCGACGCTCGACCTCAGCGGCAGCCGGCCGTCGATGCTGTTCGAGGGCGTCGATCTGACCGATATCAACAGCTACCAGGTCGGCGCGCTGACCCGGAGCGAGAACCATTATCGCGGCGACATGTACGCCGGCCGCCTCGACGCGGAGTTCAAGATCGAGAGCCCATTCCTGTCGGGCTTCAAGACCGGCGTGCGCTATCAGAAGATGAGCACCAAGTTCACGCCGATCCGCTTCTTCCAGAACCCGCCGGCCGGCACATCGGCCAGCGCGCTCGCCGACCTGTTCGAGCCGATGCCGTTCACCGACTATTTCAGCGGCGATCCGGGCCTGGAGCATGACTATCTGACCGCGATCGCATCGCCGCTGCACAGCGACTTCGACGCGATCCGGCAGCAGATCGGCATCACCGCCCAGCCGGCGGTCGATCAGCTTTCGGTGTTCGATATCTCGGAGAAGACCATCGCCGGCTATGCCGAGATGCTGTTCAACGTCGACGGCCCGATCCGCATCGACGGCAACGTCGGCGTGCGCGTGGTGACGACCGACCTCAACGTCGACGGCCGCCAGCGCGTCAACGGCGTGATTTCGCCGGCGGTGGTCAACAACAACTATACGAGCGTGCTGCCGAGCGCGAACGTCCGCTTCCGCTTCACCGACCAGCTCCAGCTGCGCCTCGCGGCCTCGCAGACGCTGACGCGGCCGTCGTTCAGCCAGCTGTCGCCCGCGCTGACGCTGGTTCCGGCGCAGGGTCAGGGCTCGGGCGGCAATCCCAATCTGGAGCCGCTGCGCGCCGACCAGCTCGACGCCTCGCTCGAATATTATTTCTCGCGCACCGGCTCGGTCTATCTGGCCGGCTTCTACCGCAAGGTGAAGGGCTTCATCTTCACCATGGCCAACCGTCAGATCATCGATGGCATCGACTATGTCATCACCCAGCCGACCAACGGCGAGGACGGCAAGATCAAGGGCCTCGAGGTCGGCGGGCAGACCTTCTTCGACTTCCTGCCCGCGCCGTTCGACGGCTTCGGCATCCAGGCGAACTACACCTTCGTCGACAGCAACACGCCGAGCGCGATCCCGGGCTACCGCACGCCGCTGACCAACCTGTCGAAGCACAGCTTCAACCTGAGCGGCCTCTACGAGAAGAACGGCCTGTCGGTCCGCGTCGCCTACAACTACCGCACCAAGTATCTCGGCAGCATCTACGGCCTCCCGCTCGCGGGCGGCGGCAGCGAGCTGCTGCCCGTCTACACCAAGGGCTACGGCTGGCTCGACGCGTCGATCAACTACGACATCACCAAGAACGTGACCGTCACGCTGGAGGGCAGCAACCTGCTGCGGCGCAAGGAATTCACCTACTACGACGTCGAGACGCGGCCCAGCAACTACTCGATCGACGACATCCAGATCATGGCCGGCGTCCGGTTCAAGCTCTGA
- a CDS encoding glycoside hydrolase family 140 protein — MLRRFLLATALIASPAAMAADKTPWLHVSANGHFLEASGRPFFWLGDTGWLMLGRLNREETERYLAKRAAQGFNVIQVMVLHSPAMTSRYDAPALENGDPSRPRTTPGADPARPGEYDYWDHLDWAVDRAAAHGIYLALVPSWGSLADAGKLTPETAAAYGRFLGERYRDKPNIVWLNGGDTPGDKNTATWQALGTAIKAVDRRHLMTFHPFGRTDSSWTFHQAAWLDFNMFQSGHRSYAQEEPGARSEDNWRFVAEDWARTPTKPTIDGEPSYETIPRGLHDVTQPRWGADDVRRYAWWAVFAGAFGHTYGENSVMQMYVPGRDKPAYGATLRWDAALELPGAGQMRHLKALMLSRPFFERVPDQSLIPGNGERYDRVLATRGRDYAMAYSYTGEPFRMRLGVIAGKRVRAAWYSPRTGESQAIGVVANAGERRFTPPGTPRPGNDWVLVLDDAAVKRRP; from the coding sequence ATGCTCCGTCGATTCCTGCTGGCAACCGCCCTGATCGCTTCCCCCGCCGCGATGGCCGCGGACAAGACGCCGTGGCTCCATGTTTCCGCCAACGGCCATTTCCTCGAAGCCAGCGGCAGGCCCTTCTTCTGGCTCGGCGACACCGGCTGGCTGATGCTCGGCCGCCTGAACCGCGAGGAGACTGAACGCTATCTCGCCAAGCGCGCGGCGCAGGGGTTCAACGTCATCCAGGTGATGGTGCTGCACAGCCCCGCCATGACCAGCCGCTATGACGCGCCGGCGCTGGAGAACGGCGATCCGTCGCGGCCGCGGACCACCCCCGGCGCCGATCCGGCCAGGCCCGGCGAATACGACTATTGGGACCATCTCGACTGGGCGGTCGACCGTGCCGCGGCGCACGGCATCTACCTCGCGCTGGTGCCGTCCTGGGGATCGCTCGCCGACGCCGGCAAGCTGACGCCGGAGACCGCCGCCGCCTATGGCCGCTTCCTCGGGGAGCGCTATCGCGACAAGCCCAACATCGTCTGGCTGAACGGCGGCGACACGCCCGGAGACAAGAACACGGCGACCTGGCAGGCGCTGGGGACGGCGATCAAGGCGGTCGACCGGCGCCACCTGATGACTTTCCACCCCTTTGGCCGCACCGATTCGTCCTGGACCTTCCACCAGGCGGCGTGGCTCGACTTCAACATGTTCCAGTCGGGCCACCGCAGCTATGCCCAGGAGGAGCCGGGCGCGCGCAGCGAGGACAATTGGCGATTCGTCGCCGAGGACTGGGCGCGCACGCCGACCAAGCCGACCATCGACGGCGAGCCCTCCTACGAGACCATTCCGCGCGGCCTCCACGACGTCACCCAGCCGCGCTGGGGCGCCGACGATGTGCGCCGCTACGCCTGGTGGGCGGTGTTCGCGGGCGCGTTCGGCCACACCTATGGCGAGAACAGCGTGATGCAGATGTACGTGCCGGGGCGCGACAAGCCAGCCTATGGCGCGACGCTGCGCTGGGACGCGGCGCTCGAGCTGCCGGGGGCGGGGCAGATGCGGCACCTCAAGGCGCTGATGCTGTCGCGGCCGTTCTTCGAGCGGGTGCCGGACCAGAGCCTGATCCCGGGCAACGGCGAGCGCTATGACCGCGTGCTGGCGACGCGCGGTCGCGACTATGCGATGGCCTACAGCTACACCGGCGAGCCGTTCCGGATGCGGCTCGGCGTCATCGCGGGCAAGCGGGTGCGGGCCGCATGGTATTCGCCCCGCACCGGGGAGAGCCAAGCGATCGGCGTCGTCGCCAATGCCGGCGAGCGCCGCTTCACGCCGCCGGGGACGCCGCGGCCCGGCAACGACTGGGTGCTGGTGCTGGACGATGCCGCGGTGAAACGGAGACCCTGA